One region of Thunnus albacares chromosome 8, fThuAlb1.1, whole genome shotgun sequence genomic DNA includes:
- the wnt4b gene encoding wingless-type MMTV integration site family, member 4b, with amino-acid sequence MPTVSTVNLTAPLLLLLLWATHPTMATNWLSLARLPRSRPVSGAAPCARLRGLTPGQVGVCRARGEVMESVRKAAEMVIEECQHQFRNRRWNCSTTPRGINVFGRVMNQGTREAAFVHALSSAAVAVAVTRACTRGELERCGCDRKVRGVSPEGFQWSGCSDNLSYGVAFSQTFVDEPERAKGLSAGRPLMNLHNNEAGRKAILHNMQVECKCHGVSGSCELRTCWKVMPPFRRVGAVLKERFDGATEVRLTRIGSRTALLPRDPQVKPPAARDLVYLAPSPDFCHLDPDNGIPGTAGRRCNGTSRLAPDGCELVCCGPGYRAGRAEVVQRCSCKFSWCCSVRCQQCKNTVTIHTCRV; translated from the exons aTGCCAACTGTCTCCACTGTCAATCTCACAGCaccactcctcctcctgttgCTATGGGCAACCCACCCCACCATGGCAACCAACTGGCT CTCCCTGGCGAGGCTACCTCGCTCCAGGCCTGTGTCCGGTGCTGCCCCATGTGCGCGGCTGAGGGGGCTGACCCCAGGGCAGGTGGGGGTGTGCAGGGCGCGGGGGGAGGTCATGGAGTCCGTACGCAAGGCTGCCGAGATGGTCATAGAAGAG TGCCAGCACCAGTTCAGGAATCGCCGCTGGAACTGTTCCACCACCCCACGTGGGATCAATGTATTCGGCAGAGTCATGAACCAAG gcACTCGTGAGGCGGCCTTTGTGCATGCTTTGTCCTCAGCAGCCGTGGCAGTGGCTGTGACCCGAGCCTGCACCCGCGGGGAGCTGGAGAGGTGTGGCTGTGACAGGAAGGTCAGGGGGGTCAGCCCCGAGG GTTTCCAGTGGTCAGGGTGCAGTGACAACCTGTCCTATGGTGTGGCTTTCTCCCAAACATTTGTGGATGAACCAGAACGAGCCAAAGGGCTGTCAGCAGGGCGACCGCTTATGAATCTCCACAACAACGAGGCTGGACGGAAG GCTATCCTTCACAACATGCAGGTGGAGTGTAAGTGTCATGGCGTCTCTGGCTCCTGTGAACTGAGGACTTGCTGGAAGGTCATGCCTCCATTCAGGCGCGTTGGCGCTGTGCTCAAGGAACGCTTTGACGGAGCAACAGAG GTCCGCCTGACTCGTATAGGATCCAGGACAGCCCTGCTACCCCGTGACCCCCAAGTCAAACCCCCTGCTGCCAGAGACCTTGTGTACCTTGCGCCCTCCCCAGATTTCTGTCATCTCGACCCTGACAACGGTATCCCTGGGACTGCTGGTAGGAGATGTAATG GAACCTCTCGGCTGGCACCAGATGGCTGTGAGCTGGTGTGCTGCGGGCCGGGGTACAGAGCGGGGCGAGCTGAGGTGGTGCAGCGCTGCTCCTGCAAGTTTTCCTGGTGCTGCTCGGTCCGCTGCCAGCAGTGCAAGAACACAGTCACTATTCACACCTGCAGAGTGTAA
- the cdc42l gene encoding cell division cycle 42, like: protein MQTIKCVVVGDGAVGKTCLLISYTTNKFPSEYVPTVFDNYAVTVMIGGEPYTLGLFDTAGQEDYDRLRPLSYPQTDVFLVCFSVVSPSSFENVKEKWVPEISHHCPRTPFLLVGTQMDLREDSNTIEKLAKNKQRPLYPESGEKLARELKAVKYVECSALTQRGLKNVFDEAILAALEPPETKTKRKCVLL from the exons ATGCAGACTATAAAATGTGTAGTGGTAGGGGACGGTGCTGTAGGAAAGACCTGCTTACTGATCTCCTACACAACCAACAAGTTCCCCTCAGAATATGTGCCTACG GTTTTTGACAATTATGCAGTGACGGTGATGATTGGGGGGGAGCCCTATACACTCGGCCTTTTTGACACAGCAG GTCAGGAGGATTATGACAGGCTGCGTCCTCTCAGCTATCCACAGACCGATGTGTTCCTCGTATGTTTCTCTGTCGTCTCCCCCtcatcatttgaaaatgtcaaagagaAG TGGGTTCCTGAGATTTCTCACCACTGCCCACGCACACCCTTTCTGTTAGTGGGCACACAGATGGACCTGCGGGAAGACAGCAACACGATTGAGAAGCTGGCAAAGAACAAACAGCGCCCTCTTTATCCTGAGAGCGGAGAGAAACTGGCCCGCGAGCTCAAGGCTGTCAAATACGTGGAGTGCTCTGCTCTCACACAG CGAGGGCTTAAGAATGTGTTCGACGAGGCCATCCTGGCAGCCTTGGAGCCTCCTGAGACCAAAACCAAGAGAAAGTGCGTTCTGCTATAG
- the mlf2 gene encoding myeloid leukemia factor 2, which produces MFRFLNDVDDDPYMMDPFAAHRQQMRSMFGPFGMDPFALAPQMQPHRAPRRPATAGPLTPFGMMGMGGGFMDMFGMMGEMMENMERMSGSPNCQTFSSSTVISYSSTDAGAPNVYQQTSTTRTGPGGIRETRQSMRDSESGLERLAIGHHIGDRAHIMERSRNRRTGDREDRQDFINLDESDALAFDEEWRREAGRYAPPNARGLEYGRDRRAGGQQLALTAPPSSTTPPGHRHESPRHRQPQTRPRYDW; this is translated from the exons ATGTTTCGGTTCTTGAATGACGTCGATGACGACCCCTACATGAT GGATCCATTTGCAGCTCACAGGCAGCAGATGAGGAGCATGTTTGGACCGTTTGGCATGGACCCTTTCGCTCTTGCCCCCCAGATGCAGCCACACCGTGCACCACGCCGACCGGCAACT GCTGGTCCGCTTACTCCCTTTGGCATGATGGGAATG gGTGGAGGATTCATGGATATGTTTGGCATGATGGgagaaatgatggaaaacatg GAAAGGATGTCCGGTTCACCCAACTGTCAGACATTCTCCTCTTCAACAGTGATCTCCTACTCATCCACAGATGCCGGGGCTCCTAACGTGTATCAGCAAACCAGTACAACAAGAACAGGCCCTGGAGGG ATTCGTGAGACACGGCAGTCGATGCGGGACAGTGAGAGTGGCCTCGAGCGTCTTGCCATTGGCCACCACATCGGGGACCGTGCGCACATAATGGAGCGTTCGCGAAATCGCCGCACTGGAGACCGCGAAGATCGGCAAGACTTCATTAACCTCGATGAGA GTGATGCTTTAGCATTTGATGAGGAGTGGAGGAGGGAGGCAGGAAGATACGCCCCCCCTAACGCCCGAGGGCTGGAGTACGGCCGAGATCGACGGGCAGGAGGCCAGCAGCTGGCTCTTACTGCCCCTCCCAGCTCAACAACCCCACCAGGCCATCGGCACGAGTCCCCTCGACACCGCCAGCCCCAAACCCGTCCACGTTACGACTGGTGA
- the LOC122988041 gene encoding gamma-enolase-like has protein sequence MSIVNIVAREILDSRGNPTVEVDLHTEKGLFRAAVPSGASTGIYEALELRDGDKTRYKGKGVTKAVGHINETIGPALVQSGISVLEQEKLDNMMIEMDGTDNKSKFGANSILGVSLAICKAGAAEKGIPLYRHIADLAGNRELVLPVPAFNVINGGSHAGNRLAMQEFMVLPVGAESFRDALRMGAELYQTLRGVIKEKYGQDATNVGDEGGFAPNIQENSEALELIKTAIEKAGFTDKVVIGMDVAASEFFIEGKYDLDFKSPPNAARNISGEELASIYQGFINNYPVVSIEDPFDQDDWPAWAQFTASVGIQVVGDDLTVTNPRRIERAVAEKSCNCLLLKVNQIGSVTEAIKACKLAQENGWGVMVSHRSGETEDTFIADLVVGLCTGQIKTGAPCRSERLAKYNQLMRIEEELGDQAHFAGHNFRNPSAL, from the exons atgTCTATAGTGAATATTGTTGCCAGGGAGATCCTGGACTCCAGGGGAAACCCCACTGTGGAAGTAGATCTGCATAcagaaaaag GTCTGTTCAGGGCTGCTGTGCCCAGCGGTGCGTCTACAGGCATCTACGAAGCTCTGGAGCTCCGAGATGGAGACAAGACTCGCTATAAGGGCAAAG GTGTAACCAAGGCTGTTGGTCACATTAATGAAACCATTGGACCTGCCCTCGTCCAATCG ggGATCAGTGTGTTAGAACAGGAGAAACTGGACAACATGATGATTGAAATGGACGGTACTGACAACAAAT CTAAGTTTGGGGCCAATTCTATTCTCGGAGTATCACTGGCCATATGCAAAGCTGGAGCAGCAGAGAAGGGCATCCCCCTCTACCGTCACATTGCTGATCTGGCAGGAAACAGAGAGCTGGTCCTCCCAGTTCCT GCATTTAATGTGATCAACGGGGGCTCCCATGCTGGTAACAGACTGGCTATGCAGGAGTTCATGGTACTTCCTGTAGGGGCGGAGTCTTTCCGTGATGCTCTGCGCATGGGGGCGGAGCTCTACCAGACACTGAGAGGTGTCATCAAGGAGAAGTATGGTCAGGATGCTACAAATGTGGGAGATGAGGGGGGGTTCGCCCCTAACATACAGGAGAACAGTGAAG CCCTGGAGCTGATCAAGACAGCCATAGAAAAAGCGGGCTTCACAGACAAAGTGGTGATAGGGATGGATGTAGCTGCCTCAGAGTTTTTCATCGAGGGCAAGTATGACCTGGACTTTAAGTCTCCACCCAACGCTGCCCGTAACATCAGTGGTGAGGAGCTAGCCAGCATCTACCAGGGCTTCATTAACAACTACCCag TGGTGTCTATTGAAGATCCTTTTGACCAAGATGATTGGCCAGCTTGGGCACAGTTTACAGCCTCAGTGGGCATCCAG GTGGTTGGAGATGATCTGACTGTCACTAATCCGCGCAGGATAGAACGAGCTGTGGCGGAAAAGTCCTGCAACTGCCTGCTGCTTAAAGTCAACCAGATTGGCTCCGTCACAGAGGCCATCAAGGC CTGCAAGCTGGCCCAGGAGAACGGTTGGGGCGTGATGGTGAGCCACCGTTCAGGAGAAACAGAGGACACTTTTATAGCTGACCTGGTGGTTGGTCTCTGCACTGGACAG ATCAAAACTGGAGCGCCCTGTCGGTCAGAACGTCTGGCTAAATACAATCAGCTCATGAG GATTGAGGAAGAGTTGGGTGACCAGGCCCACTTTGCTGGGCACAACTTTCGCAACCCTAGTGCCCTTTGA